The following are from one region of the Capsicum annuum cultivar UCD-10X-F1 chromosome 1, UCD10Xv1.1, whole genome shotgun sequence genome:
- the LOC107870501 gene encoding 50S ribosomal protein L24, which produces MGWKSYQKLIHQWRILRGDNVMIIRGKDKGETGIVKRVVRSQNRVIVEGKNLVKKHIKQGQGHEGGIFTVEAPLHVSNVQLVDPVTGKPTKVGIRYLDDGSKVRVSRGIGASGSIIPRPEILKTRTTPRPTVAGPKDTPMDVVMERTYDPKTGKGMPDL; this is translated from the exons ATGGGGTGGAAAAGTTATCAGAAACTCATTCATCAGTGGAGAATTCTCAGAGGAGATAAT GTCATGATTATCAGAGGAAAAGATAAAGGCGAGACTGGTATCGTTAAGCGTGTCGTACGTTCTCAAAACCGTGTAATTGTCGAGGGGAAAAACTTG GTCAAGAAACATATCAAACAAGGGCAAGGCCATGAAGGTGGAATATTTACAGTTGAAGCCCCGCTGCATGTATCCAATGTTCAGCTTGTAGATCCAGTCACAGG GAAACCAACCAAGGTCGGAATTAGATACCTGGACGATGGCTCCAAAGTAAGAGTGTCGAGAGGTATAGGAGCATCAGGTTCTATAATTCCCCGGCCCGAGATCTTAAAAACAAGAACCACACCAAGGCCTACAGTTG CTGGTCCTAAGGATACTCCAATGGACGTTGTCATGGAGAGGACATATGATCCAAAAACAGGAAAAGGCATGCCAGATCTCTAA